CTGTGCGTCTCCGTTTGGGCCCAGGTCTCAATGACTCGCTGGTGGCTGTGGCAGTATCCAGCACCTGCTTAAACTCCTCATCACAACGCAGTTTTTTAACACATGCTGTTGCACTCGCCACAACACTTAAACCCGTCAACAAGTCAGTGTCCTCTCTCTGTAGAAGCTTGTTCGGTGGATCCAATAGAGAAAGGACCCTGTGGGTTAAGTTGACAAGGAACATGAAACTTGGCTCAGACACCTCGCGTAGTAGGCCAGTAGCTTCCATTCTCGTCTCTGCGCCATAGTTCAGCACTGTGTCAGCATCGGTCAGAATCGATTTGATGTCATTGAAAGACTTACGAATGACTGAGACAGTGGCAAGATGCCCTGTCCATCTCTGCTCCAGAAGACGTTTAAGCTGAACACCTTTGTAATGCATAGCAACCGTTGGCTTCCTACAGAATTTGTAGAGGGAATTGCAAACCTCAAAAAACTCTGAAAGTGCAGACTCTGCAGACATGACATGGACCACAACCAAATGCAACTGATGGTtgcatttatatatatgtatatagtatAACCCCTACCCAGAATCTGAGGAATATGCTTTGGTGGCGCAAGCCCTCATCAAAAAACATCCATGTCTGAGGGAACCAGGGTCTGTCGCTGGATGGTACAATTGGAGGTCTAGTTTAAAGTATAAAATGGGTAACTTCAGACAAAAGCTACGAGAGGCTGGATGTCCAGAGCTCAAGATCAACTCGCGGTCATCCAGCACATCTGGGAAAAGAACTCTTGAGAGGGCTAGAAAATCAGAAGTCAACTTCATGCCAGACATCCcggaaggaaaaacaaaacactcccTTGATGAAGAAAGGACAGCAATGCTCACagaaatgaagaagaggaaggttGATTGGAAGCAAATTCAAGCGATGATGACCAGCACATTCTCTTTGCGGAGAAAGGAAATCGTTGAGGACGAGCCACTTGTGTCTGACATCAAAGATAGATGGCCATCACTGTTCTCTGAACGTCAGGTAAAGTACTTCTCTATTTCAAATGAGTTGAGGAAGATCAGAATGGAGGCTTATTAAGAATAGAAATATATTCAATTTTAATTTCACTTATAAAGCGCCAAAACATTACACACGTCTCATAGCGCTTTAAGGCCGTTTTATACTTCAAGAGACAAAAGTCGTTTGACGCTTGTGACTTTTTGTTGCAGGTGTCGCTGCGAACTACAACTTATGTCATAAGGGGTGGAACTATTTTTCGCGATGTAAATTTTAGAGGTGGTGCTAGGCTAAACCAACAAAATGTTACTAGGACAACAGTTGGCGACAGCGTTCTGCGCCGCTACAATATTCTAGATGTACGCGACAAGCTCGGCGACAGCCCTAGCAGACAGAAAATTTGTCTCCTGACGTAATATTTTGTCAGGCGACATTTGTCTCTTGAAGTATGAAACGGCCTTTACACAGAGTGTTAACGTTCCTACAGAGCCCAAGAGTACCAGGGGCGAGGAAAAACTCTCTAGAGATATATAGGAAGAAACCTTGGGCAGATCCACAACTCAAGAGGTTGACACATCTGCCTAGGGTCAGTTACAGGGCAGTAAAGTCTGTATACATGATACATCAATAGGTTAGTTTGGAACAGAGGATAGGACATGGTGTTAAAGCAACCTGGGTATAGCTTACAGAAGGTCGGATGGTGACGTGACCTATATGATAATGCATGATAACTATATTATGCAACAATGGCTAATATCTGCTGTCATGAAGACTATACAATTATAATTATCAGTGCTAATGAATCCCTCGGCTTGTTCTTTGCTTCTTTTATGCCTACTAGATTGAAGCCGAGTTAGCTCGCCTCACCACTGTTGACCTGAAAGGCTGCCTCTTCGCTGGCCTTGACAAGTATCTGCAGAGGTTCATTGATATCTACAGAGCCAAGCCTGGTGTGGTGGAGCTGAAGAAGCTGTTGACAACACTGGATGGTGAAGTAAGTAGGCTTACgtgatattttaaacaatatgtttttctgttaaaaaaaagaagttattATAGTAAATATTACTATATAGTGTTGGTTCAGTAACAGGCTTCTCCCAGTCCCTGTCTCTCCAACTCTTTAATAAAcagcaaatgtattttaacacagGTCAATGGTATATCCAACCAGAACAAAACTTCAAATTTATAGTTTTCCAATTTTGTCTGCAGCTTTCTTTGTTTCATGACTTACAATTGCACTTGTTTATCCTGTATCTGTGTCTCTCCTGATTGGATGAAATTGGTATTAAATACTCTATTCTGATGCTATCTGATCGAAGCTGTTCCATTGATTGTGTATTGTCAATTGTTTTTAGTGTTCCAACCAATGGAAAAGGACCATCGTGCTGATGGGGCTCCCCCACTACCTCAAAGAGTCCAACTTTTACAAGAAAGTTCaggtatattttattttatattttctgccaGTGTAGATCAGCCCCCCATTCTTATGTATTTACCCTTACTTGAACATATCCTGTATTTTAGGACCTAAACAGCGGGTTGGGACCAATCATGAGTAAATAGCCCTACAGTGCTAACCGCTCCAACATGTGGCTTTGTGTGTATGTCCATACCAGAACGGCCTCAATGTCATTGTCCAAGCTTCACATAACATCTGTGCCACATATAAATTAACTTATTGAAAGCACTGCTCATTTCACACTGGgtgtaatttgtttttgttatttgtttttttaataaatgcctttttaaaaataggttTTTAAGTACTCAACAGCTCACACTGCGTTTTTTTATCACTATTTTGAAGTGTTGTGAGCTTGTAGGTCAGCTATTTTCACTAGTTTGGATTCCGGGGAGACAGAAAATGTCTCTTTTGTGTCTCAAGCTAAAAAGTTTAGGAACCACTGGTGTGTCATGCTTAATGCTGTTTTGGCCACAACAACAGaatcaataaaggtttattttatcACGTTTGTCCACTTTGTTTAGGCCACAGATGCTGAGGAGGACATGACTAGAGGAATGACGGTGGGCATCCTCATTGTGGCAGACGGGGTTGATACTGTCGCTTTCGCTGTGGTCATTGAGGAAGAAATCATCCTTCCATCGCTCAGTGATTGCCCAACAGCTGTGGCACTTCTGTTGGGTCTGCTCTACGCACTAAACATTGACTATCCCAAACACATGAGGTACACATTTGAAGTCATTCAGAAGGTGCTCATGGACATTGGTGGAGGCCATTGCACTGCTTTGGTTCATGGCTTGAGAAACAGACTCTTGAAGAAGACCATGTAAGCTTAAAGCAGAGTTTAAGCATTGGccaaatgtgaacaaaatgtgaacTTGATTGAGAAatcttattttgttattttggttAGATGTCCTATAGATTGTGTACTGTATTTGACAATTTAATGACTTGTGCAGGTTTACACGCCCACTTTGGAAGGGCACACACTGGATTTGTTGGGATATTTACACCCAGTGTGTATTTGGGTATAGCGACACAGTGTATTTcggacacagtaacacacagtgTATGTGGGACACAtaacacacacggtgtgtattCATTTTGGgggacacagtaacacacacggtgtgtatttattttcgGGACcgtaacacacacagtgtgtatttattttggggacagtaacacacacggtgtgtattttggggacggtaacacacagtgtgtatttattttggggacagtaacacacacggtgtgtatttattttgggggacacagtaacacacacggtgtgtatttattttggggaccgtaacacacacagtgtgtatttattttgggggacacagtaacacacacagtgtttatttattttggggacggtaacacacacagtgtttatttattttggggacggtaacacacacacagtgtttatttattttggggacggtaacacacacagtgtttatttattttggggacggtaacacacacagtgtttatttattttggggacggtAACACATAcgttgtgtatttattttgggggacacagtaacacacacttcATGGGGTGTGTAACTGatagaaaataagtatttgttcCAAAAAGCAATTGTATTTACtcatctgtttttattaaagaggcTTGAGTTGGATCTCAGTGTTTTGGGTTTATGAAGTTGTATcttcaataaaacaagaaacataTTGGGCAGTATTAGTTGTTAAATTGTATTAGATGTCTGGGGTGAAACTACATTAGATTTAAGCAGTTGGTGTATGTAACTCACTAGCATTGCAGATAAATCAACCAAAAGCTTAAGTAGTATTGACTTAAGGttaagttatatcaactaaaacTACCAAGTAgtgaagttatatcaactaaaggtatgaagttatatcaactaaaggtatgaagttatatcaactaaagtcaagttatatcaactaaaggtatgaagttatatcaactaaaggtatgaagttatatcaactaaagtcaagttatatcaactaaaggtatgaagttatatcaactaaaggtatgaagttatatcaactaaaggtatgaagttatatcaactaaaggtatgaagttatatcaactaaaggtatgaagttatatgaactaaaggtatgaagttatatcaactaaaggtatgaagttatatgaactaaaggtatgaagttatatcaactaaaggtatgaagttatatcaactaaaacTACCAAGTAgtgaagttatatcaactaaagttatgaagttatatcaactaaaggtatgaagttatatcaactaaaggtatgaagttatatcaactaaagtcaagttatatcaactaaaggtatgaagttatatcaactaaagtcaagttatatcaactaaaggtatgaagttatatcaactaaaacTACCAAGTAgtgaagttatatcaactaaagttatgaagttatatcaactaaagttatgaagttatatcaactaaaggtatgaagttatatcaactaaaggtatgaagttatatcaactaaaggtatgaagttatatcaactaaaggtatgaagttatatcaactaaaggtatgaagttatatcaactaaaggtatgaagttatatcaactaaaggtatgaagttatatcaactaaaggtatgaagttatatcaactaaaacTACCAAGTAgtgaagttatatcaactaaagtcaagttatatcaactaaagttatgaagttatatcaactaaaggtatgaagttatatcaactaaagttatgaagttatatcaactaaagttatgaagttatatcaactaaaggtatgaagttatatcaactaaaggtatgaagttatatcaactaaaggtatgaagttatatcaactaaaggtatgaagttatatcaactaaaggtatgaagttatatcaactaaaggtatgaagttatatcaactaaaggtatgaagttatatcaactaaaggtatgaagttatatcaactaaagtcaagttatatcaactaaagtcaagttatatcaactaaagtcaagttatatcaactaaaggtatgaagttatatcaactaaagtcaagttatatcaactaaagtcaagttatatcaactaaagtcaagttatatcaactaaaggtatgaagttatatcaactaaagtcaagttatatcaactaaagttatgaagttatatgaagttatatcaactaaagttatgaagttatatcaactaaagtcaagttatatcaaagttatataaactaaaatcaagttatatcaactaaagtcaagttatatcaactaaagtcaagttatatcaactaaagtcaagttatatcaactaaaggtatgaagttatatcaactaatgTTGAGTTGAGTCAAATAGCAATATTTATTGGAGTTAACTCAATTGTCTTTGTTGTCTTGACATAAATTCTTTCGCAGCatggaaacacaaatatttaagttGAAACAACAAGTTGGGTTTTATAGTGTAGCTTTATACTCATATAATAATGTCAGTTAAATTGTAATCTTCataacaaacaaagaaaaaactgcttAATCATCCACATAGTTATCAATATGACCTGGACCGATGTGATCACTATAATAGTTTTACACTTTAATGAATAcaagttgtttctgtttttaatacaaTGAATGTCTGTGTTTCTCAGTTTATTCTGTTTTGTTCCGACCAAGCTTATTTTCTAGCagctgtgatttgttttttactttgctttttatgttttttacattttccaaatgCAAGCATAAGATCACAAGTAAATCACTTTAAATTGCCGTGTTGTTGAAAGATGCTAAACAATTcctcaatatttatatttaatcgTTTGAAATACATGTTGCCTAATTCCTTTGTTTTCTGAATTTCCATCAAACTTTCTTTtacttaattattattttataggGTCAGGAATTTTGCTGAATCTGTCGTAATTTGAATATGTGTAaatcactttgaattgccttgttgttgaaaggtgctataaaaACTTGCCATTTCTCATCAgttatatttgatcattttaattatattttgccTTATTAATTTGTTTTCTGATTTTGAATTTCATATGATCTAATAGAGTCAAGGATATTCCAGAGGTTGTTGTAATTCacaccaacatttaaaaaatatatatcatttgaaattgtgttttttccaaaaTTCTGTTTCAAGTCCAACAAAGACACTGGTCACATCACAAATTCAAGTGCTCCTCTGGCAAGCGGTCAACTTCAATTTCAGTTTGGACTCACAGTCAATGGCAGATTTATTCAATATGCCTTTCATTTTATTGAGAaagttgacatttaaatgtgaaagtaaTATAAGAATAATTATTAGGAAGCTGCTCTAAACAATTTGTTTGaggttttttaatttatttttatgtaatgCCCTGATTAGTACTGATTCTCACCTGTTGAGTCAAGTACAATGTATTTGAATGGCACAAAATTAAATGGACTTATTATTGGTTAGTGATTTTAATTTTGTTATTGATTGaaataaagattaaataatAAGTCAAATGATATTATACCTGTTGaagcaataaacacatttgttttatttttaaaatatgcacCTTTTGGAGAAGAAAATCTATCCCACCAAAATGATCAAATCTGGAACCAAACATTTTcttgagaaatataaaaaaagcacaacCTCACCTGAAAGTAAGTAAGTAACATCCCACCTATCCTGCATCCATCCTGGGTAGGTTTGGCTGGAATGCAGGTTCAATGGGCCCAGCTTAATTTCTTGTTAAATCTATCTTCTACCATTGCGGAAGCAGGTGCTTGGACTCTACGGCTTTTCAATTTTGCAATCCAAAAGTTGCTGGTGGACATGATTGGTGGCGGAAGTTGTCCGGATGAGCAAGAGTCAGCCGACAGCTACCAGGACAAAGAGAACTGCAGCTTTCTTGTGTTTTCCAGAAAGTCGATCAATCCGATGAGTCAGAAAGTGGACTTTGCCTGTTTCCATCCAGAGGACACAGCTGACCTTGTCCTTCTCCATACTAGAAGGTTGACAAATAGGTGCAAGATGTGGATGATGTAAAGTGGCTGGAGGTAAAGCCTGCTGACTAATATCCCGTTTTGGAAAAAATGGGATTGGAGGGTGTGCATTAATGGATTTCGCTGCTTAGCCGCTGTCTATCCTGGGTATGAGCAAGCCAAACAAAAGCTGCTGGTGGACCTCATCGTTGAACACACTTGAGAGGCGTGTGTCAGCGTCTGTTTTGTGGAATTAAAGGTGGGCGTATGACCCTGTCCCTTGGACTTCCTGAGGGGGATGCTGCACGAACGGAGCATCACAACAGATGGCTACAAGCCATCTTGTTCTTGTGTGGCTGTATTAATTGTGAATGCAGTTTACATCTATAACCATTTGTcgtctttttttcaaatgctttatttaacagTCAACGAGAATTTTAGTTAAGAAGTTAGCTTGAGCTGAacaatttgaattaaattcGACAGATATTACAATTCTGATATAATGAATGATATTATAGGCAATGGTCACTCTTGAACCATTATTCTAGTCTTCATTGATTTTTTGGGTGAAGATATGtaccaaataaatacatttctaagtTTGTATATAAGTATTTGTAAATCAGGACACCCCTACATCACCACACCCCTAAATtaaagatttgtattttgaCACATCATTTCTCTTTAACAAATTGTGCAGTGATTTGACAATTGCACTTGTTGATGTTGagattatcatttatttatttatttgtgtgcatAATATGAACTTTTCTGAGTGCACCTTCAGGGGTTTTAGGAGGATCCCCCTCCAGTCAATCAAACCACCAGTTGTAAAGTTTGAGGAGGCAGACAACGATCTATAAAATGGACATTAAAAGTCTAATTGTCAAAGTGGTTGTTTCTAAAAACACTGACTCACTTACCAGCAGTTATAGTAACAGCCATGCAACTAGCACTGCCCTGGAGTCTCCAGAAAACAACTCGTCTCACAAAACTCCCCAGATCTAGGTTTGTAGCCTCCAATCCCCAAACCTTTTTATAAAAGggacagttttttaaatttttttaaatggacgTTTTTTTTTCATGGCTTTAAGATATTCAGTGGGAACGCTGTTCTGTTGTATGGGAAAATGTCCAATTCAttattagttttttgttttttgcattgattattttgtttataattgAGACATAATATCCCCCCAAAAGTTGTTGCAGTTCATTAACcaatataaatgattaattaacAAGACAATGGCATATCGGATTTTATTGATTTCCTTTGAATTCGTGGgaatttaaatacatgtaatgtttaTCTGAAAGATTACATTATGTGTTTTAACAGAAGCCTAAATAGAAAAAATACTAAAGGCATCAAAAACCTCTGTGTATTGAATTTAACAAGAGTGCATTGCATATCTTGTTAACTAAAGCgtgttttcttttgcattttgtatatatatattttgtaatattgaTGATCCATTAccattttttcagatttattcCAAGTAAATCAGTTACCCCCTGATATTATCACAGAAAAGGGAACAGACTCATTCTGTTTTTGGTATCAAGTTCATATTTCACTATATTCTACACATTGTTTTCGAAATATGGCACAAAATGTTTAATGGCAAATGGCTCATACCTGTGCAAATGGCATTATGTTATAAACACCAATTCTGTTTAATCAAACCATTTATGTCTTTAATGTGGGAgcaacatacacattttttgtGCACTTTTGACAACTCTATTTTATCCTTTACTCttgaatttaaaacacatgGATGAAACCACGACATGAGGTTGAATAGTGAGCTCCTGCATGGGCCTTAATGAAAGACACTTATTGAATCACTGCAGCATCATAGACCCCTTGAAAGCTAAGGAGAAAATGTAATGATGAGTCTAAACATAGTAGCAATGTCCTTTGAAACAGAGCATCACTGATAACTGAAAGTTGTATGTTCCTCATGTCTTCAACTGTCCTCTCTTTGGACATTTGTTAAGATACACGGCAGCATAGGGCAACACTGATTACAATCAAACTAAAGTATTTCTCAAACCTTTAAGCTGTCAGGAAATGTGTAAGACCAAAAAACAAcggttttctttcatttttttactttgttattAAATCTTTTGATCAGAACACAAGATGAAAACTGGTTAATTTCAGgtgttatattttgttaaccTGTTTGGATTTCATTTCAGTAAACCAACAGGGACCTCCCAAATGTTTAGTGCAttctttcatttagttttaaagtgGGGACATTTAACTTTAATGAGGACAAACTGATTCCTGCAGCTTACTGTGAGTGTGAAAGTTCTCCTAATTTGAAACGTGTGATTACTTGCTTGAACATCTTGCTCTGGGATCAAAGGTCTGTTGTGggtttttctgtgtttactttttctCTAAGGTAGTAAAAGTTGGCTTGAGACCACAAAACAGTTGTAAAAGGTGCCATAAGCCCATCAATTTATATAAGGTGTGAAATGGAATTTATGGCAACAGGAAAGGTAAGGTAGTTCAATGATGAGATGGGACACATTTGAGATGGCAGATTTATTTGTTCACCTGTTCATCTGTAAACCATTTGGGCTCATTGTTTTGCAGTGTGGGACATCTAAATGGGATGCTGCTATACCGTATGTCTATTCAACATTTGaatttttagtttaaaatatatatatatattatcactGCACTGCACATGTTGTCTTAATCCAGCATTTTGTCAATGAGATGACTTCAATATGATAGATTGATGTCAATAACCTTGATCATTTACTAATAGCTCtattttagttcattt
Above is a genomic segment from Eleginops maclovinus isolate JMC-PN-2008 ecotype Puerto Natales chromosome 2, JC_Emac_rtc_rv5, whole genome shotgun sequence containing:
- the LOC134873357 gene encoding uncharacterized protein LOC134873357, translated to MGNFRQKLREAGCPELKINSRSSSTSGKRTLERARKSEVNFMPDIPEGKTKHSLDEERTAMLTEMKKRKVDWKQIQAMMTSTFSLRRKEIVEDEPLVSDIKDRWPSLFSERQIEAELARLTTVDLKGCLFAGLDKYLQRFIDIYRAKPGVVELKKLLTTLDGECSNQWKRTIVLMGLPHYLKESNFYKKVQATDAEEDMTRGMTVGILIVADGVDTVAFAVVIEEEIILPSLSDCPTAVALLLGLLYALNIDYPKHMRYTFEVIQKVLMDIGGGHCTALVHGLRNRLLKKTM